One segment of Streptomyces sp. NA02950 DNA contains the following:
- a CDS encoding DUF2891 domain-containing protein: protein MSGEFRQYADRFAAVAMANVTRAYPNAPAHLLRGPEDLVPPHTHHPAFYGSYDWHSAVHMHWLLVRLLLRCPDRVPAAAITEVLDRHLTPGALIAEADYLRANPSFERPYGWTWLLALTAECRALGGVAGERWAAALEPAADAVEQLLRGWLPRATYPVRHGTHANSAFALGLVLDSAPAAGRGALAEAAAKAVLGWFADDHDAPVHWEPSGQDFLSPALSEAEAVCRVLPRAEFGHWLTGFLPGLEPSDPGPASGTESGPGRRASAALLTPPVVSDPADPQIGHLIGLSLSRAAALRRLSAALPPGDPRVPVLTAAARDHLAAGLPHTASGDFTGDHWLATFAALALDGPPGHGAVD from the coding sequence ATATCGGGTGAATTCCGGCAATACGCCGACCGGTTCGCCGCCGTCGCGATGGCCAACGTCACCCGGGCCTATCCCAACGCACCCGCACACCTTCTGCGCGGCCCCGAGGACCTGGTGCCGCCGCACACCCATCACCCCGCCTTCTACGGCTCCTACGACTGGCACTCCGCCGTCCATATGCACTGGCTGCTGGTCCGGCTGCTGCTCCGCTGCCCCGACCGCGTCCCCGCCGCCGCGATCACCGAGGTGCTGGACCGCCATCTCACACCCGGCGCGCTCATCGCCGAGGCCGACTATCTGCGCGCCAACCCGTCCTTCGAACGCCCCTACGGCTGGACCTGGCTGCTCGCGCTGACGGCCGAATGCCGCGCCCTCGGCGGCGTGGCGGGCGAACGCTGGGCGGCCGCCCTGGAACCGGCGGCCGACGCGGTCGAACAGCTGCTGCGCGGCTGGCTGCCGCGGGCCACCTACCCGGTACGCCACGGCACCCACGCCAACAGCGCCTTCGCCCTCGGCCTCGTCCTCGACAGCGCGCCCGCCGCGGGCCGCGGCGCGCTGGCCGAAGCCGCCGCCAAGGCCGTTCTCGGCTGGTTCGCCGACGACCACGACGCCCCCGTCCACTGGGAACCCTCCGGCCAGGACTTCCTGTCCCCGGCGCTCAGCGAGGCGGAGGCGGTCTGCCGGGTGCTTCCGCGGGCGGAGTTCGGCCACTGGCTGACGGGTTTCCTCCCCGGCCTCGAGCCTTCGGACCCCGGTCCCGCATCCGGTACCGAATCCGGTCCCGGGCGCCGCGCGTCCGCCGCCCTCCTCACCCCACCCGTGGTCTCCGACCCCGCCGACCCGCAGATCGGTCATCTCATCGGGCTCTCCCTCAGCAGGGCCGCCGCGCTGCGCAGGCTGTCCGCCGCCCTGCCGCCCGGTGACCCACGGGTGCCGGTGCTGACGGCCGCCGCCCGTGACCACCTCGCCGCCGGACTTCCGCACACCGCCTCCGGCGACTTCACCGGCGACCACTGGCTCGCCACCTTCGCGGCGCTCGCCTTGGACGGACCACCCGGCCACGGAGCCGTAGACTGA
- the pcp gene encoding pyroglutamyl-peptidase I, whose translation MTRVLLTGFEPFGGEETNPSWAAVSLVAAAPPPGLDLTSVRLSCVFGTALEELAAAVEAADPDLVLCVGQAGGRPQITVERVAVNVDDARIPDNAGRQPIDEPVVAGGPAAYFAPLPVKACVAAVRAAGIPAAVSQTAGTFVCNHVFYGLAHLIATRRPTMRGGFVHLPYAPEQVVDRGEPSLPVAMAAEALRAILATAMRTRTDLRIAEGATH comes from the coding sequence ATGACCCGGGTGCTGCTGACCGGTTTTGAACCCTTCGGGGGCGAGGAGACCAATCCGTCCTGGGCGGCCGTCTCCCTCGTGGCGGCCGCCCCGCCGCCCGGCCTCGACCTCACCTCCGTCCGGCTGAGCTGTGTCTTCGGCACCGCTCTGGAGGAGTTGGCCGCCGCGGTGGAGGCGGCCGACCCCGATCTGGTGCTGTGTGTCGGACAGGCGGGCGGCCGCCCGCAGATCACCGTCGAACGGGTCGCGGTCAACGTCGACGACGCCCGCATACCCGACAACGCCGGACGGCAGCCGATCGACGAACCGGTCGTGGCGGGCGGCCCCGCCGCCTACTTCGCGCCGCTGCCGGTCAAGGCGTGTGTCGCCGCCGTCCGGGCGGCCGGGATCCCGGCCGCCGTGTCGCAGACCGCGGGCACCTTCGTGTGCAATCACGTCTTCTACGGACTCGCGCATCTGATCGCGACCCGGCGGCCGACGATGCGCGGCGGCTTCGTCCACCTCCCGTACGCGCCCGAACAGGTCGTGGACCGGGGCGAGCCGTCGCTGCCCGTCGCCATGGCCGCCGAGGCGCTGCGCGCCATCCTCGCCACGGCGATGCGGACCCGGACGGATCTGCGCATTGCCGAAGGAGCCACCCATTGA
- a CDS encoding DUF979 domain-containing protein, translating to MIKAEWFFWLVGAVFLAMAAQMAFDRSNPRRHGSAAFWGLLGACFFYSSWVVEKKAPAEPLGVAVLVMVCLGGFDLTGRGVPRTTTTEQRVAFAARLGNRLFIPALTIPLVAVLCASAVKHWHIGGTPVLETGSETILGLGFGAIAGLLVAMVVVRERSATVPLHAGRSLLESMGWALLLPQLLAVLGSIFQVAGVGTQVGKITEQLLPDGQKYVAVAVYCIGMALFTIIMGNAFAAFPVMTAAIGWPVLIQQMHGDAPVVLAVGMLAGFCGTLVTPMAANFNLVPAALLELKDQYGPIKAQIPTAGALLVCNIAIISLFAF from the coding sequence GTGATCAAGGCCGAGTGGTTCTTCTGGCTCGTCGGCGCCGTCTTCCTCGCGATGGCCGCCCAGATGGCCTTCGACCGCAGCAACCCCAGGCGCCACGGCTCCGCCGCCTTCTGGGGACTGCTGGGCGCCTGCTTCTTCTACAGCTCCTGGGTGGTCGAGAAGAAGGCCCCCGCCGAGCCGCTGGGCGTCGCCGTCCTCGTCATGGTCTGCCTGGGCGGCTTCGACCTCACCGGACGCGGGGTCCCGCGGACCACCACGACCGAGCAGCGTGTCGCCTTCGCCGCCCGGCTCGGCAACCGGCTGTTCATCCCCGCGCTCACCATCCCGCTGGTCGCCGTCCTCTGTGCCTCGGCCGTCAAGCACTGGCACATCGGCGGCACCCCGGTGCTCGAGACCGGCAGCGAGACCATCCTCGGCCTCGGCTTCGGCGCGATCGCCGGACTGCTGGTCGCCATGGTCGTGGTCCGCGAGCGCAGTGCGACGGTGCCGCTGCACGCCGGACGGTCGCTGCTGGAGTCCATGGGCTGGGCGCTGCTGCTGCCCCAACTGCTCGCCGTACTCGGCTCCATCTTCCAGGTGGCCGGGGTCGGCACCCAGGTCGGGAAGATCACCGAACAGCTGCTGCCGGACGGCCAGAAGTACGTCGCCGTGGCCGTCTACTGCATCGGTATGGCCCTGTTCACCATCATCATGGGCAACGCCTTCGCCGCCTTCCCGGTGATGACAGCCGCCATCGGGTGGCCCGTGCTCATTCAGCAGATGCACGGGGACGCGCCCGTGGTGCTCGCCGTCGGCATGCTCGCGGGGTTCTGCGGAACGCTGGTGACCCCCATGGCCGCCAACTTCAACCTGGTGCCCGCCGCGCTGCTGGAACTCAAGGACCAATACGGACCCATCAAGGCGCAGATCCCCACCGCGGGGGCGCTGCTGGTCTGCAACATCGCCATCATCTCCCTCTTCGCCTTCTGA
- a CDS encoding DUF969 domain-containing protein: MIVLLGVLVVVLGFATRRNPLLVVGVAGIATGLLGKLSPQEVLAAFGNGFASSRSVTIFVITLPVIGLLERHGLQEQARTLIGKLGKLTTGRFLALYLALRQLTAAFGLTSIGGPAQSVRPMVAPMAEGAAERRHGPLPEKVRERIRSYSASSDTVGLFFGEDCFLAIGSILLITGFVNSTYHTHLEPLQLALWAIPTAVCAFLIHGFRLLRLDRSLESQIAASGGPSAAVGSRTAEEAK; the protein is encoded by the coding sequence ATGATCGTTCTCCTTGGCGTTCTTGTGGTGGTCCTCGGATTCGCCACACGACGCAATCCCCTGCTGGTGGTCGGGGTCGCCGGTATCGCCACCGGGCTGCTGGGCAAGCTGTCCCCCCAGGAGGTCCTCGCGGCCTTCGGCAACGGCTTCGCCTCCAGCCGCTCGGTGACGATCTTCGTCATCACCCTCCCGGTCATCGGCCTCCTGGAGCGCCACGGGCTCCAGGAGCAGGCCCGAACCCTCATCGGCAAGCTCGGCAAGCTCACCACCGGCCGGTTCCTCGCGCTCTACCTGGCGCTGCGCCAGCTGACCGCGGCCTTCGGCCTCACCAGCATCGGCGGCCCGGCCCAGAGCGTGCGCCCCATGGTCGCGCCGATGGCCGAAGGGGCCGCCGAGCGGCGCCACGGCCCGCTGCCGGAGAAAGTGCGCGAACGGATCCGCTCCTACTCCGCCAGCTCCGACACCGTCGGGCTGTTCTTCGGTGAGGACTGCTTCCTGGCCATCGGCTCCATCCTGCTCATCACCGGCTTCGTCAACTCCACCTACCACACCCATCTGGAACCGTTGCAGCTCGCGCTGTGGGCCATCCCCACCGCCGTCTGCGCCTTCCTCATCCACGGCTTCCGGCTGCTGCGCCTGGACCGCTCGCTGGAGAGCCAGATCGCCGCCTCGGGCGGACCGTCCGCTGCCGTGGGCAGCCGCACCGCGGAGGAAGCCAAGTGA
- a CDS encoding GntR family transcriptional regulator: MGLEADRALLGRTSTAERVADILRDRIAEGFFPPGTRLSEDSVKGALGVSRNTLREAFRLLTHERLLVHELNRGVFVRVVTVDDLNDLYRLRRLVECATLRGLGEPPYPLEAVEAAVAAGERAVHDRSWQDLSTANIRFHQAIVGLAGSPRTDELMRAVLAELRLVFHVMADPRRFHAPYLVRNRQILEVLQAGDAAEAERLLASYLDDSQRQLVEAYAQKVARA, translated from the coding sequence CTGGGGTTGGAGGCCGACCGGGCGCTGCTGGGCCGCACCAGCACCGCGGAGCGGGTCGCGGACATCCTCCGCGACCGTATCGCCGAGGGCTTCTTCCCGCCCGGCACCCGGCTGTCCGAGGACAGCGTCAAGGGCGCCCTGGGTGTCTCCCGCAACACCCTGCGCGAGGCGTTCCGCCTGCTCACCCATGAACGGCTGCTGGTCCACGAGCTGAACCGCGGGGTGTTCGTGCGGGTGGTGACCGTGGACGACCTCAACGACCTCTACCGCCTGCGCAGGCTGGTCGAATGCGCCACGCTGCGCGGCCTGGGGGAGCCGCCGTACCCGCTGGAGGCGGTCGAGGCGGCGGTGGCGGCCGGCGAGCGTGCCGTGCACGACCGCTCCTGGCAGGACCTGTCCACCGCCAACATCCGCTTCCACCAGGCGATCGTCGGTCTCGCGGGGAGCCCGCGCACCGACGAGCTGATGCGCGCCGTCCTGGCCGAGCTGCGGCTGGTGTTCCACGTGATGGCCGACCCCCGCCGCTTCCACGCCCCGTACCTGGTCCGCAACCGGCAGATCCTGGAGGTGCTCCAGGCCGGGGACGCGGCGGAGGCCGAGCGGCTGCTCGCCTCCTATCTGGACGACTCCCAGCGGCAGTTGGTCGAGGCGTACGCGCAGAAGGTGGCCCGCGCATAG